A window of the Janthinobacterium agaricidamnosum NBRC 102515 = DSM 9628 genome harbors these coding sequences:
- a CDS encoding DegT/DnrJ/EryC1/StrS family aminotransferase, whose translation MTSATGAMELALLTCGIGPGDEVITSTQSFFPTMNMIVKVGTRPVFVDCDLVTRDQVRLKFPNNKMDCKICHNSRVGRDYGFFRRKILN comes from the coding sequence ATGACGTCCGCTACGGGCGCAATGGAGCTCGCATTGCTCACCTGCGGCATCGGTCCTGGCGACGAAGTCATTACATCGACGCAAAGCTTCTTTCCGACGATGAACATGATCGTCAAGGTGGGGACGCGTCCGGTCTTCGTCGATTGCGATCTGGTCACGCGCGATCAGGTCAGGCTAAAATTTCCAAACAACAAAATGGATTGTAAGATATGCCATAATTCGAGGGTCGGCCGGGATTACGGTTTTTTTCGCAGAAAGATACTTAACTAA
- a CDS encoding glyoxalase superfamily protein, which produces MNTQQLKQLAVRLRALLEDAAVEIGHGQALDLSASLVGLRNWPEVQAFPQRVQAQELDLSATARLAYRLANKYNHEASSTELLQLLLPPADLRNASTPYIWPAGPEAGVYITTTQTAIDALVERYQEATDGAVFYAERAGMEHDAAINLGDDGLWSGGLERVPSGTLVVLGPIELDQQSWREASDRVEMACIRAESSGHRVAILFDTLLPAMVGADATVMLLNKGDDDLHENLVGTVGDDGNLQPGLVRQYSQPIKGATVTDTSALPKPVADQLKAVFTKKNRGIIALGSIEDVENHGTKIGEAVLALTEHLGLAARILPRHRSTMSKFDQVPAAVSQLPFLASIESAYAQGYRRFLIDPRYTKPEVLARFVDDSLFIACTYAATVEELAMCTVAANGRSPSLLPWLLAAVVVAPMQTSEGTEILTDVYIGVEDVHIDNAGHVFDFVARHRTIRIEDQFKALVDSGEIDIAVASDAGIGQRTIKRLARLFDAER; this is translated from the coding sequence ATGAATACTCAACAGCTCAAGCAGTTGGCGGTGCGCCTGCGCGCCCTTTTAGAGGACGCCGCCGTCGAGATCGGACACGGCCAGGCACTGGACCTCAGCGCTTCGCTCGTCGGACTGCGAAATTGGCCTGAAGTCCAGGCATTCCCCCAGCGCGTTCAAGCACAAGAACTTGACCTTTCAGCTACAGCTCGCCTGGCCTATCGGCTTGCTAATAAATACAATCACGAAGCCAGTTCTACTGAACTACTGCAGTTGCTACTTCCACCTGCTGACCTGAGAAATGCCTCGACACCCTATATCTGGCCAGCAGGCCCTGAAGCCGGGGTATATATCACAACGACGCAGACGGCAATCGATGCGTTGGTGGAGCGGTACCAGGAGGCGACGGACGGCGCTGTGTTCTATGCCGAACGCGCCGGCATGGAACATGACGCCGCCATTAACCTCGGTGACGACGGACTCTGGTCGGGTGGACTGGAACGAGTCCCTAGCGGTACATTGGTCGTGCTTGGGCCGATCGAACTCGATCAGCAGTCGTGGCGCGAAGCGAGTGACCGGGTCGAGATGGCCTGCATTCGGGCCGAGAGTTCCGGTCATCGGGTAGCGATCCTGTTCGACACGCTGTTGCCTGCAATGGTAGGCGCCGACGCAACCGTAATGTTGCTTAACAAGGGGGACGACGACCTTCACGAAAATTTGGTCGGCACTGTAGGAGACGACGGCAATCTTCAGCCTGGCCTCGTTCGCCAGTACAGCCAACCGATCAAGGGGGCTACAGTGACAGATACGAGCGCCCTTCCAAAGCCGGTGGCAGACCAGCTAAAGGCAGTGTTTACGAAGAAAAATCGAGGCATCATTGCGCTGGGATCTATAGAGGACGTCGAGAATCATGGTACCAAAATTGGTGAGGCTGTCCTTGCCTTGACGGAGCATCTGGGCTTGGCAGCGCGCATTTTGCCGCGACACCGCAGCACGATGAGCAAGTTCGATCAAGTACCGGCGGCCGTAAGTCAGCTACCTTTTCTTGCATCGATCGAAAGTGCATATGCTCAAGGATACAGGCGGTTCTTGATCGATCCACGCTATACCAAACCCGAGGTGCTGGCCCGGTTTGTCGACGATTCCTTGTTCATCGCCTGTACCTACGCAGCAACCGTCGAAGAACTCGCCATGTGCACTGTGGCAGCAAATGGCCGCAGCCCATCACTGTTACCCTGGCTGCTCGCTGCTGTTGTGGTTGCGCCCATGCAGACTTCAGAGGGGACGGAAATTTTGACGGACGTTTATATCGGTGTCGAAGACGTTCACATCGACAATGCCGGCCACGTTTTTGACTTCGTGGCTAGACACCGAACGATACGAATTGAAGATCAGTTCAAGGCGTTGGTCGACAGTGGTGAAATTGATATCGCCGTCGCAAGCGATGCCGGGATTGGACAGCGAACGATAAAGCGTCTCGCACGGCTTTTCGACGCGGAGAGGTAG